From the Meleagris gallopavo isolate NT-WF06-2002-E0010 breed Aviagen turkey brand Nicholas breeding stock chromosome 19, Turkey_5.1, whole genome shotgun sequence genome, one window contains:
- the USP20 gene encoding ubiquitin carboxyl-terminal hydrolase 20, translating to MEDTRDICPHLDSIGEVTRDDLLLKSKGTCQSCGAVGPNLWACLQIGCPYVGCGESYADHSTLHAQAKKHNLTVNLTTFRVWCYACEKEVFLDQRLAAHTQSPSDSPLPAHPLKAVPIAVADEGESESEDDDLKPRGLTGMKNLGNSCYMNAALQALSNCPPLTQFFLECGGLVRTDKKPALCKSYQKLVSEVWHKKRPSYVVPSSLSHGIKLVNPMFRGYAQQDTQEFLRCLMDQLHEELKEPIVAETRDLDMGDQDEKREGDRSPSEDEFLSCDSSSDRGEGDGQSRTTGSMGETELLIQDEGGRGISEKERMKDRKFSCGHRRSNSEQVDEDADVDTTMMPMDGRASPEMLPAPRPASPCRTPEPDNDAFVRCSSRPCSPVHHEMHSKLSSSPPRSSPARLGPSYVLKKAQMQASGKKKKELRYRSVISDIFDGSILSLVQCLTCDRVSTTVETFQDLSLPIPGKEDLAKLHSAIYQSVPAKTGACGDNYASQGWIAFIMEYIRRFVVSCIPSWFWGPVVTLEDCLAAFFAADELKGDNMYSCERCKKLRNGVKYCKVLRLPEILCIHLKRFRHEVMYSFKINSHVSFPLEGLDLRPFLAKECVSQITTYDLLSVICHHGTAGSGHYIAYCQNVINGQWYEFDDQYVTEVHETVVQNAEAYVLFYRKSSEEAVRERQKVVSLASMKEHSLLQFYISREWLNKFNTFAEPGPITNHTFLCSHGGIPPNKYHYIDDLVVILPQNVWEYLYNRFGGGPAVNHLYVCSICQVEIEALAKRRRTEIDTFIKLNKAFLAEESPSVIYCISMQWFREWEAFVRGKDNEPPGPIDNSKIALTKAGGHMHVKQGADYGQISEETWIYLSTLYGGGPEIAVRPNVAQVQELDNLHGEQKIEAETWAV from the exons ATGGAGGATACAAGAGACATCTGCCCTCACCTGGATTCCATAGGAGAGGTGACCAGGGATGATCTGCTGCTCAAATCCAAG GGAACTTGCCAGTCATGTGGAGCTGTGGGACCAAATCTCTGGGCTTGTCTTCAG ATTGGGTGTCCTTATGTTGGCTGTGGGGAGTCCTATGCTGACCACAGCACCCTTCATGCACAG GCCAAAAAGCACAACCTGACAGTGAATCTGACCACTTTTCGGGTCTGGTGTTACGCCTGTGAGAAGGAGGTGTTCCTGGACCAGCGGCTGGCAGCGCACACGCAGTCACCCTCG GATTCTCCATTGCCTGCTCACCCTTTGAAAGCTGTTCCAATTGCAGTGGCTGATGAAGGCGAATCCGAATCAGAGGATGATGACTTGAAACCAAGAG GCCTTACTGGAATGAAAAATCTTGGGAACTCCTGCTACATGAATGCAGCACTTCAGGCTCTCTCTAACTG CCCACCTCTCACACAGTTTTTTCTGGAGTGTGGTGGTCTGGTCCGTACAGACAAGAAACCAGCACTATGCAAAAGTTACCAGAAGCTGGTGTCTGAGGTTTGGCATAAGAAACG GCCAAGTTATGTTGTTCCAAGCAGTCTGTCTCATGGAATTAAACTCGTCAACCCCATGTTCCGAGGCTATGCACAGCAG GACACTCAGGAGTTCCTGCGCTGCCTGATGGACCAGCTTcatgaagaactgaaggaaCCAATTGTTGCAGAGACGCGAGATCTGGATATGGGTGACCAGGATGAGAAGCGCGAGGGCGACCGAAGTCCTTCGGAGGATGAATTCCTCTCCTGTGACTCAAGCAGTGACAGGGGTGAAGGAGATGGTCAAAGTCGGACCACAGGGAGCATGGGAGAGACAGAGTTGTTGATCCAGGATGAAGGAGGGAGAGGGATCTCTGAAAAAGAGAGGATGAAGGACAGAAAGTTCTCCTGCGGCCATCGGCGCAGCAACTCGGAGCAGGTGGATGAAGATGCAGATGTTGATACCACTATGATGCCAATGGATGGCAGAGCCTCACCTGAgatgctcccagctccccgtcctGCCAGCCCATGCAGGACACCAG AACCTGACAACGACGCCTTCGTGCGCTGCTCCTCGCGCCCCTGCAGTCCAGTCCACCACGAAATGCACTCCAAGCTCTCCAGCAGTCCTCCTCGCTCCAGTCCTGCCAGGCTTGGACCTTCTTATGTACTCAAGAAAG CCCAGATGCAGGCttctgggaaaaagaagaaagaacttcGTTATCGCAGTGTGATCTCTGATATCTTTGATGGCTCCATTCTCAGCCTGGTGCAGTGCCTCACCTGTGACAGA GTTTCTACGACAGTGGAGACATTCCAAGACCTGTCACTCCCGATCCCAGGGAAGGAGGACCTGGCCAAACTGCACTCTGCCATCTACCAAAGTGTGCCAGCTAAGACAGGGGCGTGTGGGGACAACTATGCCTCGCAAGGCTGGATTGCTTTCATCATGGAGTATATCCGGAG ATTTGTGGTGTCCTGTATCCCTAGCTGGTTTTGGGGTCCTGTTGTGACACTGGAGGATTGTCTTGCTGCCTTTTTTGCAGCGGATGAGTTGAAAG GGGACAACATGTACAGTTGTGAAAGGTGTAAAAA ATTGAGGAATGGAGTAAAGTACTGCAAAGTCCTCCGGCTACCAGAG ATTCTCTGCATCCACTTGAAACGGTTCCGGCATGAGGTGATGTATTCCTTCAAGATCAACAGTCACGTCTCCTTCCCCTTGGAAGGGCTGGATCTGAGGCCTTTCCTGGCCAAGGAGTGTGTCTCCCAGATCACCACCTATGATCTACTGTCAGTCATCTGCCATCATGGCACAGCAGGCA GTGGGCATTACATAGCCTACTGTCAGAATGTGATCAATGGCCAGTGGTACGAGTTTGATGACCAGTATGTCACTGAGGTCCATGAGACTGTGGTACAGAATGCAGAAGCCTATGTCTTGTTCTACAG gaaaagcagtgaagAGGCTGTGCGAGAGCGTCAGAAAGTTGTGTCCCTTGCCAGCATGAAGGAGCACAGTTTGCTCCAGTTCTACATCTCTCGAGAGTGGCTCAACAAATTTAACACGTTTGCTGAGCCTGGTCCCATCACCAATCACACCTTTCTGTGCTCTCATGGAG GGATCCCTCCTAATAAGTACCATTACATTGATGACCTGGTTGTGATTCTGCCTCAGAACGTGTGGGAATATCTTTACAACAG GTTTGGGGGTGGCCCTGCAGTGAATCACCTGTATGTGTGCTCTATTTGCCAAGTGGAGATTGAAGCGCTTGCCAAACGCAGGAGAACTGAAATTGACACCTTCATCAAG CTGAACAAGGCTTTCCTGGCAGAGGAGTCTCCAAGTGTCATCTATTGTATCAGCATGCAGTGGTTCCGTGAGTGGGAAGCCTTTGTCAGAGGGAAGGATAATG AGCCTCCTGGGCCAATTGACAACAGCAAGATTGCACTCACAAAAGCAGGTGGCCACATGCATGTCAAACAAG GTGCTGATTATGGGCAGATTTCCGAGGAGACGTGGATTTATTTAAGCACGCTGTACGGAGGGGGCCCAGAGATTGCTGTCAGACCGAATGTGGCCCAGGTCCAAGAACTGGATAACCTGCATGGGGAGCAGAAGATTGAAGCAGAGACCTGGGCTGTGTGA
- the TOR1B gene encoding torsin-1B yields MAAAVTRRARRFPPVGGGPEAGPCGGAMRAVVLLWLLLPGLAALEPLSVGLAIGVASALTGYLSHPSFYCSYVECCPGSGHRLNATALREQLDGRLFGQHLAKEVVLRAVTGFSNNPSPKKPLTLSLHGWAGTGKNFLSQLLARHVHPAGLRSKFVHLFLATLHFPHPQRVPLYQEQLQNWIRGNVSACAHSVFIFDEMDKMHQGLIDAIKPFLDYYEQVDGVSYRKAIFIFLSNAGGDLINKAALDFWTSGKRREDIQLKDLEPMLSVGVFNNKNSGLWHSSLIDRNLIDYFVPLLPLEHKHVKMCVRAEMIARGHEVDEKVVQAVADEMTYFPKETRIYSDKGCKTVQAKLDIHEDIAKAVD; encoded by the exons ATGGCGGCGGCGGTTACCCGGAGGGCGCGGCGCTTCCCTCCCGTTGGCGGCGGGCCGGAAGCGGGGCCGTGCGGAGGCGCCATGCGGGCGgttgtgctgctgtggctgttgCTGCCGGGGCTGGCGGCGCTGGAGCCCCTCAGCGTAGGCTTGGCCATCGGCGTGGCTTCGGCGCTCACCGGTTACCTGTCCCATCCCAGCTTCTACTGCAGCTACGTGGAGTGCTGCCCCGGCTCCGGGCACCGCCTCAACGCCACCG CGCTGCGGGAACAGCTGGACGGCAGGCTGTTCGGACAGCACCTGGCCAAGGAGGTGGTGCTGCGGGCGGTGACGGGCTTCAGCAACAACCCCAGCCCCAAGAAGCCGCTGACGCTGTCGCTGCACGGCTGGGCCGGCACCGGGAAGAACTTCCTGAGCCAGCTGCTGGCCCGGCACGTGCACCCCGCGGGGCTGCGCAGTAAATTCGTGCACCTCTTCCTGGCCACGCTGCATTTCCCGCACCCGCAACGCGTGCCGCTGTACCAG GAGCAATTGCAGAACTGGATTCGGGGCAATGTCAGTGCCTGTGCCCACTCAGTCTTCATTTTTGATGAGATGGACAAAATGCACCAGGGCCTCATCGATGCCATCAAGCCCTTCTTGGATTACTATGAGCAGGTTGATGGGGTGTCCTACAGGAAAGccatcttcatcttcctcag TAATGCTGGTGGTGACTTAATTAATAAAGCAGCACTTGACTTCTGGACCAGTGGAAAGCGCAGGGAAGATATTCAGCTGAAAGACCTTGAGCCCATGCTGTCTGTAGGAGTCTTCAATAACAAGAACA GTGGACTGTGGCACAGCAGCCTCATCGACAGGAACCTCATTGACTACTTTGTTCCCTTGCTGCCCCTGGAGCACAAGCACGTGAAGATGTGTGTGCGGGCTGAGATGATCGCCCGTGGGCACGAAGTCGATGAGAAGGTTGTTCAGGCAGTGGCTGATGAGATGACATACTTcccaaaagaaacaagaatCTACTCCGATAAAGGCTGCAAGACTGTACAGGCCAAGCTGGACATCCACGAAGACATTGCAAAAGCTGTGGACTGA
- the C19H9orf78 gene encoding telomere length and silencing protein 1 homolog translates to MAASRAFRRRREEPEEDEEDEQLAEEVRLKLEEAKEVQSLRKRPNGVSAVALLVGEKLQEEATLVDDPFKIKSGGMVDMKKLKERGKDRINEEEDLNLGTSFSAETNRRDEDADMMKYIETELKKRKGIVENEEQKVKLKNAEDSLYELPENIRVSSAKKTEEMLSNQMLSGIPEVDLGIDAKIKNIISTEEAKAKLLAEQQNKKKDSETSFVPTNMAVNYVQHNRFYHEELNAPVRRNKEEPKPRPLRVGDTERPEPERSPPNRKRPPNEKATDDYHYEKFKKMNRRY, encoded by the exons ATGGCGGCCTCCAGGGCCTTTCGGCGGCGCAGGGAGGAGCCcgaggaggatgaggaggacgAGCAGCTGGCCGAGGAGGTCAG gttaAAACTCGAAGAAGCCAAAGAAGTGCAGAGCCTCAGGAAGCGACCCAATGGGGTGAG TGCTGTAGCTCTGCTTGTGGGAGAGAAGCTGCAAGAAGAGGCAACACTTGTG GATGACCCATTTAAGATAAAATCTGGGGGGATGGTGGAcatgaagaaactgaaagaacGAGGCAAGGACAG GATTAATGAAGAGGAAGATCTGAACTTGGGAACCTCCTTCTCAGCTGAAACCAACAGGCGGGATGAGGATGCTGACAT GATGAAGTACATTGAGACGgagctgaagaagagaaaaggaattgTGGagaatgaagaacagaaagtgAAGCTTAAGAACGCTGAGGACTCTCTGTATGAGCTGCCAGAGAACATCCGTGTCTCCTCTGCCAAGAAGACTGAAGAGATGCTGTCCAACCAGATGCTGAGTGGCATTCCTGAAGTGGATCTGGGAATTGA tgcaaaaataaaaaacataatcTCAACTGAAGAGGCCAAGGCcaagctgctggcagagcagcagaacaagaagaaagacAGCGAAACTTCCTTTGTTCCCACAAACATGGCTGTTAACTATGTCCAGCACAACAGAT tttATCATGAGGAGCTAAATGCACCAGTGAGAAGGAATAAGGAAGAGCCGAAGCCCCGTCCGCTGAGAGTGGGGGATACAGAGAGGCCAGAACCTGAGC GCTCTCCTCCAAATCGCAAACGTCCGCCCAATGAAAAAGCAACTGATGATTATCACTATGAGAAATTCAAGAAGATGAATCGGCGATACTGA
- the LOC100549178 gene encoding LOW QUALITY PROTEIN: torsin-1A-like (The sequence of the model RefSeq protein was modified relative to this genomic sequence to represent the inferred CDS: deleted 1 base in 1 codon), with the protein MKLLHAGVLSILAPALTPAIDPLSAYLIVGGAAIGWQLFSPHSWLRCSLLECCNAKDTLNFSVVKMDLERKVFGQHLAVQIVLRALSTNLHSKQPKKPLVMSFHGWTGTGKSFVSSIIAENLYQLNAWRRRFVHHFSTVLHFSHGSHVHLYKEQLQNWIRGNVSACPRSLFIFSEMDQMPHGLIDSILPFLSYRDEIDGVYYGKAIFIFLNNAGGDKITEIALDYWRRLKRREDIPVEELQDLLSKDIFRNPNSGFFQSQLIQKNLIDYFIPFLPLEYKHVKQCVREELRVQGRPDEEELITEIASAMADYPSEERLYSSKGCKTVASRVALST; encoded by the exons ATGAAGCTTCTCCATGCTGGTGTGCTCTCCATCCTTGCACCCGCACTGACACCCGCCATAGATCCGCTCAGTGCTTACCTCATTGTAGGGGGTGCAGCCATCGGCTGGCAACTCTTCTCCCCTCACTCCTGGCTCAGGTGCAGTCTTCTGGAGTGCTGCAATGCGAAGGACACACTGAACTTCTCCG TTGTGAAGATGGATTTGGAA CGAAAAGTCTTCGGCCAGCATCTGGCTGTCCAAATAGTTCTGAGAGCTCTGAGTACAAACCTTCACTCCAAGCAGCCCAAGAAGCCCCTGGTGATGTCCTTCCACGGCTGGACTGGCACAGGCAAATCGTTTGTCAGCAGTATCATTGCAGAGAACCTCTACCAACTCAATGCATGGAGAAGGAGGTTTGTGCACCACTTCAGCACGGTGCTGCATTTCTCACATGGTTCGCATGTCCATCTGTATAAG gagcagctgcagaattGGATTCGGGGCAATGTCAGTGCCTGCCCAAGGTCCCTTTTTATCTTCTCTGAGATGGATCAAATGCCGCACGGCCTGATAGACTCAATCCTGCCATTCCTCAGCTACCGCGATGAGATTGATGGAGTTTATTATGGCAAGGCGATCTTCATCTTCCTGAA CAATGCAGGTGGAGATAAGATAACGGAGATTGCTCTTGATTACTGGAGAAGGCTGAAGAGGAGAGAAGACATTCCTGTGGAGGAGCTCCAAGATCTGCTCTCTAAGGACATTTTCAGGAACCCAAACA GTGGTTTCTTTCAAAGCCAACTGATCCAGAAGAACCTGATTGACTATTTCATCCCTTTCCTCCCTCTTGAATACAAACACGTGAAGCAGTGTGTCCGGGAGGAGCTGCGTGTTCAAGGGCGTCCTGATGAGGAAGAACTCATCACCGAGATTGCCTCAGCAATGGCAGACTACCCCAGCGAGGAAAGGCTCTACTCCAGCAAAGGCTGCAAGACTGTGGCCTCCAGAGTGGCTCTGAGCACCTAG
- the LOC100549484 gene encoding torsin-1A: GSVCCAALQESLDRRLFGQHLVSRVVVRAVRGFLSNAQAKKPLALSLHGWTGTGKNFVSRIIAESIYKRGLKSNYVHQFVATLHFPHAHSINLYKDQLQSWIRGNVSICPRSIFIFDEMDKMHAGLIDAIKPFLDYYELLDGVSYRQAIFIFLSNAGAEKITEVALDFWRNGKAREDIQLTDMQNALSVSVFNNRNSGFWHSTLIDRNLIDYFVPFLPLEYKHVKMCVRVEIESRGYAVDEDILSRVADEMTYFPREERIYSDKGCKTVDAKLDYYYDL, encoded by the exons GGCTCGGTGTGCTGCGCAGCGCTGCAGGAGAGCTTGGACAGAAGGCTGTTCGGGCAGCACCTGGTCAGCAGGGTGGTGGTCAGGGCCGTGCGGGGATTCCTCAGCAACGCCCAGGCCAAGAAGCCGCTGGCGCTGTCGCTGCACGGCTGGACGGGCACCGGCAAGAACTTCGTCAGCAGAATCATCGCCGAGAGCATCTATAAGAGGGGGCTGAAAAGTAACTACGTCCATCAGTTCGTGGCTACGCTGCATTTCCCTCATGCTCACAGCATCAACCTCTACAAG GACCAATTGCAGTCATGGATTCGGGGAAATGTGAGCATCTGTCCCAGGTCAATTTTCATATTTGATGAAATGGATAAAATGCACGCAGGACTCATTGATGCCATCAAGCCATTTCTGGACTATTATGAGCTTCTGGATGGAGTGTCGTACCGACAAGCCATCTTCATATTCCTCAG TAATGCAGGAGCTGAAAAGATAACAGAGGTGGCACTCGATTTCTGGAGAAATGGGAAGGCAAGGGAAGATATACAGCTCACAGACATGCAGAACGCACTGTCTGTGTCTGTCTTCAATAACAGAAATA GTGGATTTTGGCACAGCACCTTGATTGATAGAAATCTCATTGACTACTTTGTTCCCTTCCTGCCTCTGGAATACAAACATGTGAAAATGTGTGTCAGGGTAGAGATCGAATCCCGTGGCTATGCTGTGGATGAAGACATTTTAAGCAGAGTAGCAGATGAGATGACCTACTTCCCCCGAGAGGAGAGGATTTATTCAGATAAAGGATGCAAAACTGTGGATGCAAAGCTGGATTATTATTATGACTTATAA